A section of the Corynebacterium tuberculostearicum genome encodes:
- a CDS encoding LysR family transcriptional regulator — translation MNVEDVRGFLAVVDHGRVGAAADELGISQSALTRRVQRVEASLGARLFERTGRTLHVNSRGRAFAAAGRDMLRAYQVGRDDVARLMDPERGTVRLDFMHSLGTWLVPDLLKSYRAQHPHVDIRLHQGAAQELVSRVENGESDLALVGPRPDAALGWHQIKVQRLGLAVPEGHWAANRREVKLAEFAAEPFIGMLPGYGTRMLLDALAEDAGFSPHLVFESMELTTVAGLVAAGLGVALLPLDDPYLQVGSLIPLTPPAYRELGLVWRAGDDAPPVRQFREFIRA, via the coding sequence ATGAATGTGGAGGATGTTCGCGGCTTCCTCGCCGTGGTGGATCATGGTCGCGTGGGCGCTGCGGCCGATGAACTGGGGATCTCCCAATCCGCGCTGACCCGCCGCGTACAGCGCGTAGAAGCTAGTCTTGGCGCTCGCCTTTTCGAGCGCACTGGGCGCACCCTACACGTGAATTCGCGCGGGAGGGCCTTCGCTGCAGCCGGGCGGGACATGCTCCGCGCCTACCAAGTAGGGCGAGACGATGTTGCCCGGCTCATGGATCCAGAACGCGGCACCGTGCGCCTAGATTTCATGCACTCGCTGGGCACCTGGCTGGTTCCGGACCTGCTCAAGAGCTATCGTGCGCAGCACCCGCACGTGGATATTCGACTGCATCAAGGCGCGGCGCAGGAGCTGGTGAGCAGGGTGGAAAACGGCGAATCCGACCTTGCCCTCGTGGGCCCGCGTCCTGATGCAGCCCTGGGCTGGCACCAGATAAAGGTGCAGCGACTAGGCCTTGCGGTGCCGGAAGGCCATTGGGCAGCGAACCGGAGGGAGGTGAAGCTAGCGGAATTCGCTGCAGAACCGTTCATCGGCATGCTCCCGGGCTATGGCACGCGCATGCTTCTCGATGCCCTTGCAGAAGACGCTGGCTTTAGCCCCCACCTCGTCTTCGAATCGATGGAGCTTACTACAGTTGCGGGGCTGGTAGCGGCAGGACTCGGGGTGGCGCTTTTGCCGCTGGATGATCCCTATCTGCAGGTGGGGAGCCTGATCCCCCTCACGCCGCCAGCGTACCGCGAGCTCGGTTTGGTGTGGCGCGCCGGGGATGATGCACCCCCAGTGCGGCAATTCCGGGAATTTATCCGGGCATAG